Below is a genomic region from Candidatus Dependentiae bacterium.
TTCTGAAATTCAAGCAAAAGCACATCAATTTGAAGAAATGGTTCGACAAAAGCATGCGATTTTTTCTGAAGTTGCAAAAATGAAGTCTGCTCGAATCTTGCGCAAAGAAAAAAAGATACTTTTGGAGCAAGTTATTCTTCAGTTGTCAGATGCCGATGAGGTTGGCAGAGTGCTGAGTGACTTGGAGTTGGAGCGAAAGAAAAATATGCAGATAAAAGACCAGCTTGCACATGACATTGGAGCTCTTTTGGAGAGAAGGCGACGAGCAGAAGAAGCGCTTGTTTTTGTTGAGCAATACACTCAAGAACAAAATTTGTTACATCAGGAAAAAAAATCATACGATACGTTGGTTGAAGCCTATGGAAAAAATGGCATTCAAGCATTGTTGATTGAAGAGGTTTTGCCAGAGATTGAACGCGAAGCGAATCTACTTCTTTCTCGCTTGACGGATAATCAAACGCAGATTTTTATTGAATCGGTAAGAGATTTAAAGAGTGGTGGAATGAGGGAGACTTTGGATATTCAAATATCTGATGCTGTTGGGGTTCGGCCATACGAGATGTTTTCTGGGGGAGAGGCTTTTCGTATTGACTTTGCGTTGAGAATTGCTGTTTCAAAGTTACTCGCTCGAAGAGCCGGGACTCATTTGCAAACACTTTTTATTGACGAGGGTTTTGGTTCGCAAGATGAAGAAGGACTTTCTTTGTTAACTCAAGCGCTGTTCTCGATTCAGCAGGATTTTGAAAAGATAATCATTGTTTCACATTTAGAACGACTAAAAGATAGTTTTCCTGTGCACATTGTCGTTGAAAAGCGATCTGCAGGATCTTTTATTCATGTTGAAGAAAGAGGGTAAGCCCGAAAAAGCCTACCCCCAGAAAGAAAATAGTAAGAAATTTTTCTTACATATTTTTGACGTTTTCTTTGAAGTGTTTTCCTGCTTTGAAGCGTGGAATGCTTACAGCTGGGAGTGTAATTCTTTCTTTGGTTGCTGGATTGATTCCAATGCGTTCTGGGCGACGAGTTGTCCAGAAGTTTCCAAAGTTAGCGATACAAACTTTACCGCCTTTTTTAAGCGTACGTTCTACGATACGTGTGAAAGAAGCCATTACGCGAGTAATGTCTTTTTTGCTAAACATGGTCTCTTCACTGATCGCTTCAATCAATTCGCTTTTTTTCATAAAAAACTCCCCGAAAATATTTGTTACATAAAAAACACTGCAAAACCCCGCCGGAAACGAAATTTAAAGATTGTTACCCCCTTTGTCAAGGCAGCTGAGAATTTTTCGCAATCGTTTTGGGGTTTTTGCACTTTTGCTATACTTTAATACAGTTTTTGTACTAAAAAGCGAGAGTTTTATGGAGTCTTTTAAATTTATTGATACGCACTGTCATCTAGACGTTGTTCTGCGGATGAATTTTGATGATTTGTTGACTCAGCGTGAAATTGCACAAATCTCAGAAACAGTTCTTCAGATGCAGCGTTTGGGAATTTCTGATTTTGTGAGTGTTGGGACCAATCTTGTTGTGAGCAAAAATTCTGTTTCGTTGGCACACGCTATTCCTGGTGTTTGGGCTACGATAGGCTTGCACCCAACAGATGTGCATGATGATTGGCGAAGCGATGTTAATGAATTTAAAAAGATGCTTGCAGCTGATGATCGTAGAAAAATTGTTGCTGTGGGTGAGATTGGAATCGATTTATTTCGTGATGCAAGCTTACTTTCAAAGCAGCAGGATTTGCTTAAGGCTCAAATAGAGTTAGCGCTTGAATATAATCGATCGATTGTTTTTCATATTCGTGATCATATCGGGGTTGACCGATCGGCTCAACATACGCTTGAAATTATAGATCTATATGGCAAACAAATTCGTGGAGTGATTCATTGTTTTCAGCAATCGCTTGATATGGCACAAGAATTTGTAAACAGAGGTTTTTATTTGGGAATCGATGCACCGATTGATTATCCCAAAAATGAATGGCTTCGCGACGTTGTTCGTAAAATTCCACTGAGAAGTTTGGTGCTCGAGACCGATGCGCCGTTTCTTCCTCCCCAAAAATTGCGTGGACAAAAAAATACTTCGTTAGCAATTCCATACATTGCAGAACAAATCGCACTGCTTAAAAATTGTTCAATCGAGGAAGTTGCTCGAGTAACGACAGAAAATGCGATTTCATTATTTGGGATTGATGTTGCTACAAATTAAGGTGATTTAAAAAAAGGCCTTTTTATGAACGCTGCTCGGATTTAAAGCCAAAGTGTAACCATCTTTTTTGGCTACATTTTTATAAAAAATCTCCTTTCTTTTTTAGTAGTTGTTTCAATTGGAAAATTTTTTTCTTGGATAAAGTGAGTTTTTTTATATTTTTAGTGGTATTTATTATTTTTTATACAAAGAGGGTTTTCTCTGTTTTACTTAGAATGCTTTTATATTTAGTGTTTTTGAGTGGGAGTCTATGAAAAATAGCTTTAAATCCTTTTTTTTGATACAAGGGATGTTTTTTTGTGGAGTTTTTGCTCCAGTATCTTTGCAGGCGCTTCTTGTTGAAGGGGTAAATCCTGTTTCGTGTACCCAGGGTTCGTTTGTATACCGGTATGCTGTGGCTGAAGTTTCGGGATTAAAAACCGAAAAAAGTATTTCGGTTTCAGCGGAAGATCTTCGTTTTTTAAAAAATAATTGCATGAAACCGAATTTCAAAGCACTTTTGGTCGCTAAAAAGGTTTCTTTTTTTACCGAGATGGTTAATGCTTTTTTAGCAAAAAAGGCAACGTCTTTTCGTTTGAAGACTGATCAGTCTTCTGATTCTATAGCAATTGAGTTTTTGGTTGACGTTCAAAAAAAAGTATCAGTTGTTGTGTATTCTTCTGATGAAAAATGTCCATTTTGGGTAGTAAAATTACTCGAAAATGCTTTTTTGAGTGTCCAGCCCTCAAAATTTAAAAAAATATTATTTTATGGCCTTTTGGGCGGTGGAGCTGGCTTTTTATTGCGGTTCCCTTCCTTGATGCGAGCGTCCATGTATAAAAAAG
It encodes:
- a CDS encoding SMC family ATPase — encoded protein: SEIQAKAHQFEEMVRQKHAIFSEVAKMKSARILRKEKKILLEQVILQLSDADEVGRVLSDLELERKKNMQIKDQLAHDIGALLERRRRAEEALVFVEQYTQEQNLLHQEKKSYDTLVEAYGKNGIQALLIEEVLPEIEREANLLLSRLTDNQTQIFIESVRDLKSGGMRETLDIQISDAVGVRPYEMFSGGEAFRIDFALRIAVSKLLARRAGTHLQTLFIDEGFGSQDEEGLSLLTQALFSIQQDFEKIIIVSHLERLKDSFPVHIVVEKRSAGSFIHVEERG
- a CDS encoding HU family DNA-binding protein, coding for MKKSELIEAISEETMFSKKDITRVMASFTRIVERTLKKGGKVCIANFGNFWTTRRPERIGINPATKERITLPAVSIPRFKAGKHFKENVKNM
- a CDS encoding TatD family deoxyribonuclease, whose translation is MESFKFIDTHCHLDVVLRMNFDDLLTQREIAQISETVLQMQRLGISDFVSVGTNLVVSKNSVSLAHAIPGVWATIGLHPTDVHDDWRSDVNEFKKMLAADDRRKIVAVGEIGIDLFRDASLLSKQQDLLKAQIELALEYNRSIVFHIRDHIGVDRSAQHTLEIIDLYGKQIRGVIHCFQQSLDMAQEFVNRGFYLGIDAPIDYPKNEWLRDVVRKIPLRSLVLETDAPFLPPQKLRGQKNTSLAIPYIAEQIALLKNCSIEEVARVTTENAISLFGIDVATN